Proteins encoded together in one Lathyrus oleraceus cultivar Zhongwan6 chromosome 5, CAAS_Psat_ZW6_1.0, whole genome shotgun sequence window:
- the LOC127078447 gene encoding uncharacterized protein LOC127078447: MLPVEIQVHAVRIQRQHEIPSEDYWSMMADELVELDEERMLALDSLQRQKEKVARAYNKKVKDKMFAVDDLVLRVILPMDKNDRVLGKWSPNWEGPFKVLQVFSNNAYEVEELAPDRRILRVGENYVLNQL, from the exons ATGTTACCAGTAGAGATTCAGGTTCATGCAGTCAGAATCCAGAGGCAAcatgaaataccttctgaagattattGGAGCATGATGGCAGACGAACTGGTCGAGTTAGATGAGGAGAGAATGTTAGCCTTAGATTCATTACAAAGGCAGAAAGAAAAAGTCGCCAGAGCCTACAATAAGAAGGTGAAGGACAAAATGTTTGCTGTCGACGATTTAGTTTTGAGAGTGATCTTGCCTATGGATAAAAATGACAGAGTCTTGGGAAAAtggtccccaaattgggaagGACCGTTTAAGGTTTTGCAGGTTTTCTCTAATAATGCCTACGAGGTCGAAGAGTTGGCGCCGGATAGGCGAATCTTGAgg GTTGGAGAAAACTATGTTTTAAACCAGCTGTAA